The Molothrus ater isolate BHLD 08-10-18 breed brown headed cowbird chromosome 28, BPBGC_Mater_1.1, whole genome shotgun sequence genome contains a region encoding:
- the LOC118695124 gene encoding tetraspanin-15-like — protein MGRTCRESHFYYYGIKFALSAYATLFSLLGLALLALGAYAEAERQRLRTLEGLFLAPAVLLLLLGSCVLLVSLVGTVGSLRDNRALLRAFFWVLLLIFLTELLLILVEIVFESKMNEVFHSNIQEGIRHYYDDLDFKNILDFVQEKFSCCGGDEFRDWEVNQYHRCNGSGALACGVPHSCCVRGAPGAVVNTLCGYRALDKERLELLGTIHVRGCIHAVGLWLKDNFQATLAIVCALLLPQVLGLVLAWLHWQQLNQLRSRCDSVDSGPGPGAAPLDLSGAGCCWCLPREDGYGNTGNTGNDGNNGNGGNTWNNGNDGSNRNDGSNGSNGDSWNDGNNGMEWNNGNNSWNGGDTGNNGNNGNTGNNGNNWYDGNNGNDRNTWNNGNNWNDGNNGNDRNTWNNGNDENTTSNGNTGNNGNTGNNGNTGNGGSSGSSGNAGWEEEEEEEDEEEEGAACLLRV, from the exons ctgctggggctggcgcTGCTGGCGCTGGGGGCCTACGCCGAGGCGGAGCGGCAGCGGCTCCGCACCCTCGAGGGGCTTTTCCTGGCGCcggccgtgctgctgctgctgctgggctcctgcgtcctcctggtgtccctggtgggCACCGTGGGCAGCCTGCGCGACAACCGCGCCCTGCTCCGCGCG TTcttctgggtgctgctgctgatctTCCTGACggagctgctgctcatcctgGTGGAGATCGTCTTCGAGAGCAAG ATGAACGAGGTTTTCCACTCCAACATCCAGGAGGGAATCCGGCACTACTACGACGACCTGGACTTCAAAAATATCCTGGATTTTGTGCAGGAAAAG ttttcctgctgtggaGGGGATGAGTTCCGGGACTGGGAGGTGAACCAGTACCACCGGTGCAACGGCAGCGGCGCCCTGGCCTGCGGGGTGCCCCACTCCTGCTGCGTCCGAGGG GCTCCCGGAGCGGTTGTGAACACCCTGTGCGGGTACCGCGCCCTGGACAAGGAG cgcctggagctgctgggcaccaTCCACGTGCGGGGCTGCATCCACGCCGTGGGGCTCTGGCTCAAGGACAACTTCCAGGCCACCCTGGCCATCGTCTGcgccctgctgctgccccag gtgctggggctggtcctggcctggctgcactggcagcagctgaaccaGCTCCGCTCCCGCTGCGATTCCGTGGATtccgggccgggcccgggcgcGGCCCCGCTGGACCTGAGCGGAGccggctgctgctggtgcctgccCCGGGAGGACGGCTACGGGAACACCGGGAACACCGGGAACGACGGGAATAACGGGAACGGCGGGAACACCTGGAATAACGGGAACGACGGGAGCAACAGGAACGACGGGAGCAACGGGAGCAACGGGGACAGCTGGAACGACGGGAACAACGGGATGGAATGGAACAACGGCAACAACAGCTGGAATGGCGGAGACACCGGGAATAACGGGAACAATGGGAACACCGGGAATAACGGGAATAACTGGTACGACGGGAATAATGGGAACGACAGGAACACCTGGAATAATGGGAATAACTGGAACGACGGGAATAATGGGAACGACAGGAACACCTGGAATAACGGGAATGACGAGAACACCACGAGCAACGGGAACACCGGGAATAACGGGAACACCGGGAATAATGGGAACACCGGGAACGGCGGGAGCAGCGGGAGCAGCGGGAATGCcggctgggaggaggaggaggaggaggaggatgaggaggaggaaggagccgCCTGCCTCCTCAGAGTGTGA